GTTTTACAAAATAACTATTGTTTACAAACTTTACAATATCTCCAAACATGGCTCCATTAGCCATATGATGTCCATATACCAGGCTATAGCTGTCGGAAAAATCCGGCTGATTTCGGCTATCCAGAAAAACTGATCCGGAAAGTGAGAACTCTCCATACACATCTTTATTGATATACTCCATGTCTGTCTTGCCTTGTACAACAGGATAATCAATATTTGTATCCTGGATTGTTATCCAGCCACAGACATCGGGATTTATCTTTCGGAGCTCATCCAGTGTCGGATTATTTCCACTGTTATCTGATGGCTTGAATCTCATAAGCTCATCATCCGCAAAAGCTCCTTTATATACCATAACCGTATCCCAGAGTGAATATCCACCATATAGCAGCAGTAGTAGTATCATAACCGCTGCCGCAAAACTCAGCACCTTATTTCCTGCCCGCGCAATCACTGCCGCTGTTTTCAGTCCGATTGTTCTCACCTCCCATCTCTGTTATTCGGTTTCTTTATTTTTTGAAATCAGTTTTAAAATTCTGAATGTCTTTTTCTTTTAAGAAAGACTGCTGAGAGTATGCCTGCTGCTGCGACCATCAGTACATATGGTGCAACTGTCATGATAACACCTGTCGGAGTTACAGTATCTTTGGTGTTGGTATATATAACGGCATCGTCTGCTCCCGCCGTAGTACCGGCGGCTGCCAGCTTATCCGCACTGTCTGCCCCTGTAATAGCAGTAGTATATCCATCCTTGGAATAATTTGTTTCTTCTACTTTGTAGGTATCCGTTTTTGAAAGACCGAAAATTTCAGCGGTCTGACCATCTTTCAGCTTAAAAGCAGATGCTGTTCCAGAAGTCAGCGTGTAGTTCTCAGTACCAATAACCATATAATACTGTTCGCCTGCTGCCCCGTTTATCGTGATATTGAATTCAAACTCTTTATTCTTATCTCCCTGCGTACCTTCAACCTTTTTTGTGACCGTTAGATTATTCAGTGCGTTTGGGTCAGTCGGGTCAACCGGGTTAGTCGGATCTGTCGGATCCTTTCCGTAGCCATTTTCAAAAACACCGTCATCCTTTTGCTTATCATTTGCCAGATCAGTAAAAGTATATGCATAAGCATTGCCCTCAGCATCTATATACACATCAAAATGCTTGGTCTCTGTAGAATAGATAATACCTTCATAGCTGCCAGCCTTCTCTGTCACATCATAACGATAGATTCCGGGTACCGTAAATTTTGAAGAATCAATGCTGATTTGCGTATTGCCTGCTGTTATAACCCCTTTACTGATGTCGGAAGCAGCAGGGGCAGATGCAATCTTGCCGGTTTCTCCTGAAAAAGATGCTCCCCCCTCCGGTCCTGCATAGATTGCAGCCTGATTCGAACCAGCTTCTACTGCAGTTCCGGGTACGATTTCAAATTCAAAAGTCGTATTCGGTGCATATACATTTTCTTCTTTTACGATGTCTTTTGTAATTGTTACACTCTTTACCTCACCACCATCTGCATATGCAGTCGTTCCAAATGCAGTAATCACCATGGTTCCTGACATCAGCATTGCTGATAAAAACTTTAAACTTCTTTTTTTCATTATCCCTATCCTCTCTTTCTATATGTCTTATCTATACGGCAACGTTTCTGCAAATCTCTATGTTTTGTCAGCTACAAGTTGGAACGTCGGATTACGGTAATGACTTTCCCCTTTATTTCACGGGAATCTACAGCTCCAAAATAACGGCTGTCTTTTGCCCCTTCCCTGTAGTCGCATAAAACAAAGTACTGATTTTTCAAAAGCTTTACCGGATAGCTAATCCCATCCTCATATCTGGGGGTACGATAGAATATGTTGTTTTCTATCACAACACTGTTATTAACCATTAATTCTGCGTTATCACCGATTTCTACAGTGTCTCCTCCCTTTGCAACAATACGGCCGGTATATTGTTTCCCCTCTTTTTCAAATACAATGACATCATCACAGAGCAGATTTTTATCCAGGCGGTAATACAGTAGCAAATCTCCCGAGCTGATACGCGGTGACATATCATTGTTCTTCATGGGTGTCAGACCGAAAATCATACCAAAAAATATCCAGATTAACGCTGCCATAAGCATTGCCCGCAGAAGAAAGAACTGTATTTCCTTTTTCATGCCCTTTTGCACTCTTTCATTTTCATTCCCAGTCGGCTCCCGCACGCCTGGCTCTCCATGTTTTCCCATAGTTATAGGCATTCCTTTCACACTGCCAGGCCTTAGCCCCTCCGTTTAGGTCTCCCAAGACTCAGCAGCAAAATTCCCAGTGCAGCAGAAAACATAATAAAGTATGGTTTTATTGTTCTTACAATGCCTGTCGGCGGAACGACCTCTTTTTTATTTGTGAACACCGCACTTGTATCTTCCGTCAGTGTACCTTCCAATTTCCCATCTGAGAAAACGCCATGATTTGAATAAACGCTTACACTATAGTCCTGGTTCTCCTCGCTTAGCACATAGTTACAGCTATAAGGCAAAGTAAGTGCTATTGCTTCATCATCCTTTAAGGTAAATGTATATATACCATCTGCTGCCTGTAAAGTCTCTGTTTTTCCACTTTTTGTATACATCAGATTCTGTTCATAAGGCAAGCCGCCATTTTTCAGTGTAAGTTTAAAGGTGAAAGATTTATTCCTGTCTCCCATATTTCCCTCTACCTGCTTTTCAATGGTGAACACTTGGCAGGCCGGTTTATAGGTGTTCGTAAAAAAGGCGGTGCCCGCCGCATCCTTTGCGATGATTCCGATACTGCCTTCAGAATTGGTGATCACATGATACGCATGCCCTGGAAAAATATCAGCGCCCCTCTCGCTTACCTGGTAAGAAGTCCCCGGAGCCAGACCCTCAATTCTGAACTGGTAGCATTGCCTGTCGTCGTTCCAGGTAAACGCACTGAAATCAGCCGATATTGTTTCCTGATCGTTAAGGCTGTAATCAAATTTTAGATTTTCTGCCAGATAATTTCGTGCCGCCTCATCGTTTTCCAGTCCTTGAATTTTTTTCTCAATTACCAGAGCTCCTGAATGCAGCTGCATGACCGGTCTTGGATAGGTTTCTGTCTTTGTCTTTCCTTCATAAGTATACGTGACAGCAGCATCTCCGTTTGTAAATATACCGCCTTTACCTGCAGAGCTTTCTCCCGTTCCCGGATCTCCTGTATCCGGATAGACATTACCATTACTTCGATATGCTTCGTAAGCCGCTTCTGTCGGCTCAATATTGACATTGACCTGATAGGTATAGCCTTCCTTCAGTTGATAAGTATCCGGAAAATCCAGCACAATCTGTCTTGCATATTCGTCATATCTTGCAGTAATTGCCGCACCATCGAAGTTGACACCCGGTGAACCGGAAGCAATAGTATTTCCATTCGAATCTTTTACAGAAACCGTCATCGTCTTTGGCGTCCCATCAATATTCCGTGTTACTTGGACACTGTTGCTTAAGGTATCTGTAATGGTTACATTGCTGCATAAAATCTTGGTAATAGAAGCCTGGATGTCATCAAATGCTGCCTTCAAAGAAGCCTCATCCGTACCTGCATAGAATTTATTATTGGATGCCGGTATTAATGTTGCAGCACCATTCAAATCCTTTAAGCGTTCATAATTATTCCTATTTCCTACCCCAACCGTATAAAAGTAATTTGCATTTAGATTTGCAACTTCTCTCTTTGCCGCATTCATAGATGCCTGATCAAATCCACTACCTTTTCCGGTCGTTTTGCCGCTATTGTCATAATAGAACGACGGATCCCCATCCGAGATGAAAATAACCGCCGTTAGGGCACCGTCTCTTTTTGTCAGCAACAGGTCTTTTGCTTTCATAATTCCAGCCTGATAATTCGTTCCGCCACCTGAAGCAGGCTTGGATTTTGTTATGATATTATTCGCATCGGATGTCCAGTCCTGAACTATATTAGCATCATTCCATGCTCCACCATTATAATCTCCACTGAATGACACAAGGGAATATCTTACATCAAGATCTTCATTTTGGGCTAACGTATTCGTAAAAGTATTGATTGCATTACCGGCAGCCTCTCGTCTTGCCGGATCCCGCCATCCTCCGATTGATTCATTCATACTTCCTGACTTATCTAAGACATAAATAACATCTAATTTTGATTTTGATGTCTGGCTTCCAACCGCTCCGGCAATTGTTAGTGTCAGGTCATAAGTGCCATCTTCTTTCTCTGTGACATATTTCTCATGTTTCGCACTCTTTTCTGTATCCTGTATAACGGTCGGTGATATCAGGAATTTCTGCTCAGTTTTTGCAGGCGCTGACACATCTGAGGCACTGCCGGAAGCTGCGGCCGGCTCGCTGGTATCGGATTTCCACGTTACTGCAAATATCGAAAAGCTGTCGGCCTTAAATTCGGCTTTTACGGTATCTCCCTCCAAACTTATTGTTCCCGTGGTATTTCCCAGTGCATCCGCTGCTGCCTGTATCGCCCCTCCTTGTTCAGGACCTAAAAGCTGTTGTACAGACAGTGTCTCCTGCTGAATTTCTTCGGGAAATAAACTGCGGTTTATTCCCAATTTTACCTCGGCAATACCATTTTCCGGTTCCACCTCATTCCCTGCGGTATCCCAAAATCCGATGTCTATTGCCATAAAATTATCGTATTTTATGCTAGATGCTTTCAATGCATCGGAGATCCTCGCATACTCTGCTGACCCTTCCACCTTTTTTACACGCAAAGACACACCCTCCGGCAGTGCCTTGCTTTCCGCATAAGCCTTTACGGAAATCCCTTCCGGCTGTCCGTTCGAAATATATTCCGCTTTATCCTCTGCCAATGCAACAGTCACATTGCTTCCCACCACAGACAGCATCATAAGCAATATCATTAAAAATGCCAGGGGCCTTTTTATTCTTTTTTGCATTTCAGCTCTCCCTTCATCAATTTTCCCACAACCACATAATTCACATTATGTGGTAACAAGCTGTGTAAAATCAATAATCTGGTAGATTTTTTAAAAAAATATTTTTTAAAAATGGCTGTATACAAAAAAAGGCAAAAAGAAATAAGGCCGTCTTTCCTCTTTTTTAAAACGGCTTTGTTTAGGTGTCTATATTTAAATTATACGGACAAATTTGCTGAAATCAGGAAAAATGATTGACTTGTAAGGGTAGCTATGATAGTATACTATAATAAATAGGTATGTATTTATCAGGTGCTTGTTACCACATAATGTGAATTATGTGGTTTTTTCTTTTTAAACCACGAGTCCCATCCGATTAATTTCGCGGACGTGCTCCGTTCCTGTCGAGATAGTGTATACGCGCGTTGTATCAATACTGCTGTGACCAAGAATATCCGCCAGATGCACGATGTTTTTTTCAAGTTCATAAAATATCCGTGCAAACAAATGTCGCAGATTGTGCGGAAATACTTTTGTCGGCTCCACACCGGCTATTTTACATAACCCCTTCATATCATGCCAGATATTAGAACGATCGAGTGGCTTTCCGGTCTTTGTACGGAAAATATATCCGGAGCATATGTTTTTTTCCAGGGCATAGCGTACCAGCGCTTTACGGAGCTTATCAGGAAGTAGGATTACCCTGTGTTTTCCCTTACAGTTAATATCGGCACGCCCTTTTTGCGCCGCCTCTACTGTAATAAATTCCAGTTCAGAAACGCGGATACCGGTCGCACAGATTGTCTCCATTATCATTGCAAGCCGGTAATTTTTTTCTTTTCTGGCAGCATCTACCAATCGACGGTATTCATCTTTCGTCAGTTCTCTTTGCTCATCTCTGAAAATACAGCGCTGACATTTGATCAAACGCACACGGCAGTTGTTCCATCCCCTATATTCCAGAAAACGATTGATAGCTACAAGCATGGAATTGACGCTGGATACCGCATACTTTTTCTCCAGATATTCCTTATACTCCATAACCTGCGTCTTACTGATTACTTTCTCTTCATTTACTCCGCCATTGGCAAATCGATAAAAAGCTAATATATCCCGGATATATTTTTTAATTGTATTTTTGCTTTTTTCCTCTTCTGCCAGCCATATTTTATAATCTTCTATCATTTGTAGATTCATTTTGTACGTATATTCCACTATTTTTTGCTCCTGTCTGCATTTATTGTAAAGTATATTATTTACAATACCTACGTTATCAATCCCTCCGTTTTCTTTTTTCATCTTCCATTTATTCCCAGTATTAGTCCAATGATGGTTATTATACTCCTTCTTGAATAAACCGGAAATTTAGATTTTTTATCAAAAGAAAATCTTAGCGATTTGCACACATGAAAGTAAACTTCCCCATATACAAACTGCTAAGATTCATATAGCTGGTTTTATAATATTACTACTGCTCCATCTGTTTTCCCAAAAACCCTGCTGCTACCTGTATTAAAACTTTTTCATTTTCTCCCAGTTTTGTTCCGGAATTTTTTCCACGGTCCATTAATATCACGGCACCAATGGCATCGCCAGAGGATATGATGGGTACTACAATTTGAGAAATGCTGTTTTTATCATCTTCATCCGTCAATTGTATAAATGCGCTTTCCTTTTGCCCCGCCAGGACTGTTTTGCGTTCTGAAATTGCATCCTCCAGTTCTTTGCTGATATTTTTTCCTTCAAATTCCTTTTGTCCGGAGCCACTGGCAGTTATAATCTGATCATGATCGGTTACGCATACAAGATACCCGGTCAGCTGGGATAATACCTGTGCATACTCTTTTGCGAATTTTGCCATTTCACCCATTGGAGAGTATTTCTTTAATACAATTTCTCCTTCTTTTCCGGTAAAAATCTCCATTGGTTCCCCTTCACGGATTCTCATGGTTCTCCTGATTTCCTTTGGAATTACAATACGCCCCAAATCATCAATACGTCTGACAACACCTGTAGCTTTCATATATTATGCTCCTTTAATTCAAGTTTTTTCTTTATTACTTCTTTTATCTTCCTGATTCCCTGTTTCGATTCAATTTGATAGAGCTATTATTTGTAAGATTTGGATGAAATATACACTAAAATGGCAATCCCCCGGAAAACTGTCTGCATACAATTTTTCGGGGAAAGATTTTTTATGATTTATACATGCAAAAAAAATGTCGACAACCAGACGCCGACATCTTTTTTATATCTGATAATATTCCTCCAACGTCAGACCTGTAAGTGCAAGATACAGGGACAATGATTTTCCCACATAGCGTATATGCCATGGTTCGTAAGCGTAGCCTGTAATTTTCTCTTTTCCCTTGGGATATCTGAGAATAAATCCAAACATGGGTGCATAAACCGCAAGCCACTTTCCTTCCGGAGTCTCACCAAACTCCTCTTCCAGTTCATAATCCATTCCCGGCGATGAGACGTCCAGTGCCAGACCGGTCTGATGCTCGCTGGTCCCCGGCCGGGCCACGTACTGGTTCACTTCTTCAGCAGGAGATTCCTGCAGACGCTGCTGGTAAATTTGATTCTGCCGTTCAAAGGACCTATATCCGGATACCCCATACAGCAGATGACCAAAAGACTTTCCATATTCCAAAAGCCTTCCCGCTGCTTCGGCAGCCGCCTCGCAGAGCAGCCGCTTCTCTTCAAGCCTTTCCGCACAAAACGGAAATTCGCAGACAACCAGGCCATGCGGAATATAAGTGGCATCCAGCGGATGCTGTCGATTGACCAGACATGTATAATTCTGCATAAAAATCCCCTCCCTTTCAAAAATACTCATAGGATATATATGAACGAAGGGGAACTTTTATGATTAAAATATTTACTGATTTTCAAGAGCCTTCATGCTCATCTCTTCTAACAAATCCGTCTTAATCTTGTAAAGATTATCTGACAAATCCACATAGACAGTCTGTGGATTGACAAGACGTCTGGATTCATCCCAGAGAGTCTCCTTCTCCCGGGTGCAGATATCCCGGATCTCCATTACCGATGGAGACGTATAGACACAGTTTCCCTTTTGAAATACAGGAAGCAGCAACTCTCTTAAGCGGTAAGTTCCGCCTTTCAATCTGGTTTTCTTCCATGTCTCAATAGGGTCAAACAAGATCATATCTTCCGATTCATCAAACTGCTCCCCTGCCAGGCAGATTAAATCTGCTCTGATTTTTCCGCTTTCAGTATCATAGATGCGGAAAATTGTCTTATCACAAGGATTGGTGACTTTCTCCGTATTTTCGGATAATTTAATTTTCGGGGTAAATTCATCCTCCCATGCGTTCTTAATCGCAGCAAGTTTATAGACACCGCCGAATGCAGGCCAGTCACCTGAGGTAATCAGATTCGTACCAACTCCCCAGGAATTAATCTTTGCACCCTGTGTCTTCATACTGTCAATCAGATACTCATCCAGATCACTGGAGGCCGATATGATTGCATCTTCAAATCCCTCTGCTGCCAGCATCTCGTACGCCTTTTTCGAGAGATATGCCAGATCACCGCTGTCAATACGAATCCCATAACCCTTCATCTCCATGCCTGCATCCCGCATCTCAGAGAAGACACGGATGGCATTCGGTATTCCGGATTCCAGAACATCATACGTATCCACAAGCAGGATACATGCCTTCGGATACAGTTCGGCATAAGTCTTAAACGCAGTGTATTCATCGGGAAAGCTCATAATCCAGCTATGTGCATGGGTTCCCTTCACCGGTACATCGAACATCTGTCCGGTCAGTACATTAGAGGTTCCGATGCATCCCCCAATCATGGCTGCCCTTGCACCGTAGATACCCGCATCCGGTCCCTGCGCCCGGCGGAGCCCGAATTCCATAACGCCGTCACCTTGCGCTGCATAACAGACCCTTGATGCCTTAGTGGCAATCAGACACTGGTGATTGATAATATTCAGCAGCGCAGTCTCTACCAGCTGTGCCTCCATCACAGGAGCAATTACTTTAATCAGTGGTTCTCTGGGAAATATCACCGTTCCCTCAGGAATCGCATAGATATCACCGGTAAAATGAAGCCCTCTCAGATATTCCAGGAAATCCTCATCAAACATCTTAAGCTCCCGCAGGTAATCAATATCATCCGGGGAAAAATGAAGATTACGGACATACTCAATCACCTGCTCCAGGCCTGCCATAATCGCATAGGCACCATCACTGGGATTCTTCCTGTAAAACGCATCAAAAACAACAATCTGACTGGTAGGATTCTTGTAGTAACCCTGCATCATTGTCAGTTCGTATAAGTCTGTCAATAAGGTTAAATTCAGCGCTCTCATAAAACCTCCATATTTATATCTTTTCATTATCTTTCCATAATTGCAGGAGAACCTGTTACCGTTCATTCCCAGAACTGTAACCAAATTTTACTTATTATAGCACTGACCAATCGAAAATACAACCAGGTTTATTTCCTATGCAGTAGCATATGGCTTTAATATCTCACTTAATGCAGTTGCACTGCTGGTATGACATCGTACAATCTCCGTGTTGCTTCTCCTGACCTCTTCCACAGCGGTCTTTACCATCTTATGTGACACCGTGTTCGTAAACAGTACCAGCAAATCAGGTGAGCCAATCTGTTTGTCCAGATTTGCACTCATCTGTGTGAATACCTTAACCTTGCAGCGATGTTTCTTACAGATTTCTTTATACTTCATAACCATGCGGTCATGGCCGCCAACGATAACAACACTCATAATTTTTCCTCCTATATGGCAGACAATTCTTCTCCTAGCTTTTTACAGTTTCAATTGCCTCATCATCCGGTTCGTTATTACAAATCAGCCCTTCACCGCCTACGATTACGGCGCCCGCATCTTCCATACGCTGTGCCCAGATACGCATCCATTCGCCATCGCCCCAATCATAGGAGCCAAAAAGTGCTATTTTTTTACCTGATGCAAATCCTTCCACTTCATTTACAAATGGTTCTGCAATTGTATCCTCCAGCTCTTCTGCACCCATAGCCGGGCATCCCAGCGCGAATGCATCACACTCCTTCAGTTTTGAAGCATTGTAATCATCCATTGATACTACCTCTACATCTTTTCCCGCTGCTTTAACGCCTTCTGCAATAGAATTTGCCATTGTCTCCGTGTTTCCTGTTCCGCTCCAATATGCAACTACAATTTTACTCAAATCTCAGTCCTCCATTATTATTTTTATTTATCATATGCTCCATAATTCTGCTGACCGCTTCCTGCCTCACCTTGTGATATAGTGCAAAAGTCTGACGGGCCTTTTCTACATCTCCGTAAACTTTCCAGCAACCTGACAGCAGGTAGTTCTTCCCTTCAAATTCAATAAATCCCCGCACATCTTCCAACGGATATCCCAAGATGATTCCCAGTTCGTGGGGATACTCCATCTCCCCGTCAAGATAGCAGGATGCTCTTTCTCCAAGCCGTTCCAATACATCTTCCATCTGGAACGTCGGATATCCACAGGTCTGCAAAAACCTTTGAACTTCCTTTTGATTTAATACCGCTCTTATATTTTTCTCCCTATATAATAACCATGCACATTTTTTCTTACCTTTATACAGGAAGTAAACTCCGACGTCCGAATCCCGGATCATTTCCTTGACCTCTTCCGTGTCTACGCCTTCAAGCATAAGCAAATTTGCAGGTTTAATTCCTGCCAGAACAGGTGCACACTGTTCTGCAAGTCTTAGATTTTTTTCATATGCGCTCCTGCACGTCATAAATAATCTCCTCTCCGCCTGCAGTTTTGTGTTAGTCCAAACTAACCTTTGTTTTTAAAATAAAGGCAGCAAAACGTTACGATCATTTCTGTTGCCTTTATTTAAGCTTATGTCATTTACCTTTATGCACGGATTCATTCATACCGGGGGAACAGCCATCACAGCCGCAGCTTCCTCCGCAGCTTGAGCAAGTCTTCCCCGATTTCTTATCTCTGACAATCTTGCGAATTACCAGGGCTACCACCCCGGCCACTATAAGCAACACTA
The window above is part of the Novisyntrophococcus fermenticellae genome. Proteins encoded here:
- a CDS encoding FeoB-associated Cys-rich membrane protein; this encodes MNAGTIIVLLIVAGVVALVIRKIVRDKKSGKTCSSCGGSCGCDGCSPGMNESVHKGK
- a CDS encoding nicotinate phosphoribosyltransferase; translation: MRALNLTLLTDLYELTMMQGYYKNPTSQIVVFDAFYRKNPSDGAYAIMAGLEQVIEYVRNLHFSPDDIDYLRELKMFDEDFLEYLRGLHFTGDIYAIPEGTVIFPREPLIKVIAPVMEAQLVETALLNIINHQCLIATKASRVCYAAQGDGVMEFGLRRAQGPDAGIYGARAAMIGGCIGTSNVLTGQMFDVPVKGTHAHSWIMSFPDEYTAFKTYAELYPKACILLVDTYDVLESGIPNAIRVFSEMRDAGMEMKGYGIRIDSGDLAYLSKKAYEMLAAEGFEDAIISASSDLDEYLIDSMKTQGAKINSWGVGTNLITSGDWPAFGGVYKLAAIKNAWEDEFTPKIKLSENTEKVTNPCDKTIFRIYDTESGKIRADLICLAGEQFDESEDMILFDPIETWKKTRLKGGTYRLRELLLPVFQKGNCVYTSPSVMEIRDICTREKETLWDESRRLVNPQTVYVDLSDNLYKIKTDLLEEMSMKALENQ
- a CDS encoding DUF7601 domain-containing protein, with protein sequence MKKRSLKFLSAMLMSGTMVITAFGTTAYADGGEVKSVTITKDIVKEENVYAPNTTFEFEIVPGTAVEAGSNQAAIYAGPEGGASFSGETGKIASAPAASDISKGVITAGNTQISIDSSKFTVPGIYRYDVTEKAGSYEGIIYSTETKHFDVYIDAEGNAYAYTFTDLANDKQKDDGVFENGYGKDPTDPTNPVDPTDPNALNNLTVTKKVEGTQGDKNKEFEFNITINGAAGEQYYMVIGTENYTLTSGTASAFKLKDGQTAEIFGLSKTDTYKVEETNYSKDGYTTAITGADSADKLAAAGTTAGADDAVIYTNTKDTVTPTGVIMTVAPYVLMVAAAGILSAVFLKRKRHSEF
- a CDS encoding M15 family metallopeptidase, producing MQNYTCLVNRQHPLDATYIPHGLVVCEFPFCAERLEEKRLLCEAAAEAAGRLLEYGKSFGHLLYGVSGYRSFERQNQIYQQRLQESPAEEVNQYVARPGTSEHQTGLALDVSSPGMDYELEEEFGETPEGKWLAVYAPMFGFILRYPKGKEKITGYAYEPWHIRYVGKSLSLYLALTGLTLEEYYQI
- a CDS encoding tyrosine-type recombinase/integrase, producing the protein MKKENGGIDNVGIVNNILYNKCRQEQKIVEYTYKMNLQMIEDYKIWLAEEEKSKNTIKKYIRDILAFYRFANGGVNEEKVISKTQVMEYKEYLEKKYAVSSVNSMLVAINRFLEYRGWNNCRVRLIKCQRCIFRDEQRELTKDEYRRLVDAARKEKNYRLAMIMETICATGIRVSELEFITVEAAQKGRADINCKGKHRVILLPDKLRKALVRYALEKNICSGYIFRTKTGKPLDRSNIWHDMKGLCKIAGVEPTKVFPHNLRHLFARIFYELEKNIVHLADILGHSSIDTTRVYTISTGTEHVREINRMGLVV
- a CDS encoding DUF2325 domain-containing protein; amino-acid sequence: MSVVIVGGHDRMVMKYKEICKKHRCKVKVFTQMSANLDKQIGSPDLLVLFTNTVSHKMVKTAVEEVRRSNTEIVRCHTSSATALSEILKPYATA
- the srtB gene encoding class B sortase; translated protein: MRTIGLKTAAVIARAGNKVLSFAAAVMILLLLLYGGYSLWDTVMVYKGAFADDELMRFKPSDNSGNNPTLDELRKINPDVCGWITIQDTNIDYPVVQGKTDMEYINKDVYGEFSLSGSVFLDSRNQPDFSDSYSLVYGHHMANGAMFGDIVKFVNNSYFVKHKTGTLYLPDDTYTINLFACMKTDAFDSRIFYPDSQNRENLNEFLEYIRIGAVQYRETDVKAGDSLIGLSTCSEAETNGRVVVFGWLKR
- a CDS encoding flavodoxin, with the translated sequence MSKIVVAYWSGTGNTETMANSIAEGVKAAGKDVEVVSMDDYNASKLKECDAFALGCPAMGAEELEDTIAEPFVNEVEGFASGKKIALFGSYDWGDGEWMRIWAQRMEDAGAVIVGGEGLICNNEPDDEAIETVKS
- a CDS encoding stage V sporulation T C-terminal domain-containing protein encodes the protein MKATGVVRRIDDLGRIVIPKEIRRTMRIREGEPMEIFTGKEGEIVLKKYSPMGEMAKFAKEYAQVLSQLTGYLVCVTDHDQIITASGSGQKEFEGKNISKELEDAISERKTVLAGQKESAFIQLTDEDDKNSISQIVVPIISSGDAIGAVILMDRGKNSGTKLGENEKVLIQVAAGFLGKQMEQ
- the lepB gene encoding signal peptidase I, giving the protein MGKHGEPGVREPTGNENERVQKGMKKEIQFFLLRAMLMAALIWIFFGMIFGLTPMKNNDMSPRISSGDLLLYYRLDKNLLCDDVIVFEKEGKQYTGRIVAKGGDTVEIGDNAELMVNNSVVIENNIFYRTPRYEDGISYPVKLLKNQYFVLCDYREGAKDSRYFGAVDSREIKGKVITVIRRSNL
- a CDS encoding vWA domain-containing protein; amino-acid sequence: MQKRIKRPLAFLMILLMMLSVVGSNVTVALAEDKAEYISNGQPEGISVKAYAESKALPEGVSLRVKKVEGSAEYARISDALKASSIKYDNFMAIDIGFWDTAGNEVEPENGIAEVKLGINRSLFPEEIQQETLSVQQLLGPEQGGAIQAAADALGNTTGTISLEGDTVKAEFKADSFSIFAVTWKSDTSEPAAASGSASDVSAPAKTEQKFLISPTVIQDTEKSAKHEKYVTEKEDGTYDLTLTIAGAVGSQTSKSKLDVIYVLDKSGSMNESIGGWRDPARREAAGNAINTFTNTLAQNEDLDVRYSLVSFSGDYNGGAWNDANIVQDWTSDANNIITKSKPASGGGTNYQAGIMKAKDLLLTKRDGALTAVIFISDGDPSFYYDNSGKTTGKGSGFDQASMNAAKREVANLNANYFYTVGVGNRNNYERLKDLNGAATLIPASNNKFYAGTDEASLKAAFDDIQASITKILCSNVTITDTLSNSVQVTRNIDGTPKTMTVSVKDSNGNTIASGSPGVNFDGAAITARYDEYARQIVLDFPDTYQLKEGYTYQVNVNIEPTEAAYEAYRSNGNVYPDTGDPGTGESSAGKGGIFTNGDAAVTYTYEGKTKTETYPRPVMQLHSGALVIEKKIQGLENDEAARNYLAENLKFDYSLNDQETISADFSAFTWNDDRQCYQFRIEGLAPGTSYQVSERGADIFPGHAYHVITNSEGSIGIIAKDAAGTAFFTNTYKPACQVFTIEKQVEGNMGDRNKSFTFKLTLKNGGLPYEQNLMYTKSGKTETLQAADGIYTFTLKDDEAIALTLPYSCNYVLSEENQDYSVSVYSNHGVFSDGKLEGTLTEDTSAVFTNKKEVVPPTGIVRTIKPYFIMFSAALGILLLSLGRPKRRG
- a CDS encoding DUF3793 family protein, which gives rise to MTCRSAYEKNLRLAEQCAPVLAGIKPANLLMLEGVDTEEVKEMIRDSDVGVYFLYKGKKKCAWLLYREKNIRAVLNQKEVQRFLQTCGYPTFQMEDVLERLGERASCYLDGEMEYPHELGIILGYPLEDVRGFIEFEGKNYLLSGCWKVYGDVEKARQTFALYHKVRQEAVSRIMEHMINKNNNGGLRFE